A single genomic interval of Helianthus annuus cultivar XRQ/B chromosome 6, HanXRQr2.0-SUNRISE, whole genome shotgun sequence harbors:
- the LOC110944576 gene encoding proline-rich receptor-like protein kinase PERK14, producing the protein MATYDWLFTPSYHSSPAQPPLEEPQLQAVSPPPLPVEEPPQQPLQPPPEPPRRRRNARMPVRGGPHFSSPHGSSSYPPIPEDPQMGGPSNAAPEANPPQASYALPQPPVGFDNPIPTYPGPSGYNPYENPSGYPLDYVSQDPYLTAAQYHHLYPSTYPPMHPAGYPVQGYQYPSYQPPPPQQLQQQQQTQEILERLDKVENNARKNKERHTSFMKGLANLIKGKKK; encoded by the coding sequence ATGGCTACATATGATTGGCTCTTTACCCCATCTTACCATAGCTCTCCAGCCCAACCACCTTTGGAAGAACCTCAACTCCAAGctgtctcaccaccaccactcccagTAGAGGAGCCACCACAGCAGCCACTGCAGCCACCTCCCGAGCCTCCGAGGCGAAGGAGGAACGCACGCATGCCCGTGAGAGGAGGACCCCATTTCAGTTCTCCTCATGGTTCGAGTTCCTATCCCCCTATTCCAGAGGACCCCCAGATGGGTGGGCCCTCAAACGCGGCACCGGAGGCTAATCCTCCGCAAGCTTCTTATGCACTACCTCAGCCGCctgtgggttttgataacccaattccgACGTACCCAGGTCCTTCCGGGTACAATCCTTATGAGAACCCATCGGGGTACCCCTTGGACTATGTATCTCAAGACCCGTACCTTACGGCTGCGCAGTATCACCACCTTTATCCTTCTACTTACCCTCCTATGCATCCAGCTGGATACCCGGTTCAGGGTTACCAGTACCCGTCGTACCAGCCACCTCCTCCCCAGCAGCTACAGCAACAGCAACAAACTCAAGAAATTCTGGAGAGGCTAGATAAGGTTGAAAACAACGCTAGGAAGAACAAGGAAAGGCATACTAGTTTCATGAAAGGCCTTGCGAACCTTATCAAAGGGAAGAAGAAGTAG